The DNA region AGGTGTGTGCTAGTTGTCCGCGTCTGACTAACCGCTTCGCTGAGGAACACCAGAATCGAACGAGAGACGCCGGGTTTCGGACGAGCGAGATCTGAAATGGATTGCACTGAAACGATTCTTTTTGTTCTGTAATGGAGGTGGTGCAGCTCGCACCTGCTGCAGATGGCAGTAATAAGCACAAGCGACACGCTCAGACTGATCTTCTCTTCTAATTAAGTGAGATCGCCGGAGATGACAGTTGGGATCGTACCTGGGAAGGTATAAAACTAGTGGCCGCGCCCAGCCGGTCGCAGTCGCAGCCCCACATGCATGTACCGGCCGGTTGCAAGTTGCAACCGACCAGACAGTTTTTCACCGCCAAATTACCCGCAGCGCGATCTTCGATCTAGGCCACGGCACCGCCGCGCAACAGCTACCCCGGGCAATTGACTACGCATGTTTGTGTTCCTGGATGCTGACTGCGATCTGCTTCTTCTCCGTCTCTGTGCTGACTCACCTAGCAGCAGTAACCTGCATCCAGTTTTCTGCTGAACAGTGTGGGGTTACCGATACACCAGCTTAGCATGGACTTGGGAGGCCGTATAGAAACCATTTCCGCCGTACAATCGTGACGTGTACGCCCGTGCGTGCTACCGGTAAAACCGAAACGATGGATAAAGAAGTGGTCTTTACATGTGGATGATGCAAGAGAGGCGGCTCGATCAAGCGTGTAGGTTACTGCAGCAATTTTGATTTTTACCCAGCATCAGAGAGTACTGGTAAACTGGTCGCTGGTTCCTAGCAGGTTAGTTGGAGAGAAGAACGAGGTCACACACTCACACACATGTGAGGATGCATGGATGACTTTGCTTGCTTGTGTCGATCGGCGCATCCACGCGTGCAGGATGTTGGGGTTGGCGAATCCGTGTGTTGGGCGTCGCGGATCCCTGTGCGGAGCTTGGAGTTGCGCGCAGCCACTCGGGCTGCTTGATCCTTCCGTCTCCACGCACAAGTCAGCGCAGCTGCCCGAGCAAGCAACCAGCTGGTAGGCTAATACTCCGTAGTGGCCAGCTTGCTCTAGGCAACACACTAGTGCTAGCTACCGCGCGCGCGCGATCTGGTCGATCTCCTAAACATACGAGCCAGCAGCCACTACGTGCTACTGCTGCGCAGCAATGGCATCGAGTCAAATGTACACACGCTGTAGCCTGCCTTTTAGCTTGTCGGTGAAGTGTAACGCGTGTGCTGTTCACCGCTCCCGTCGCGTCTGCGAGACTGCAACTCATCTTCAAGCAAGAGGTGGTTGATAGATCTATAGGAGGATGggcaatctctctctctctctctctctctctgtgcaCAGTGAAAACGTGTGGTACTAGTCCTGAGTCCAACTAGTGTCTGTAGATGCACGCAAGCCGGCGAACACTGCAGCCAACTATCATGCTCCACAGCTCAAGTATACTGAAGCTGAACGCTGCAGCCAGAGCCAGTGTAGCATCATCTAGCTAGCTAGGATGCTTCCTTTCCTTGCGTGTCTCCCACACAAGTGCATGCACTGGCACTGCACGTACGTGGCGTTATTAGCTCCGAACGCGACGAACGCGTACGCCGCCCCCGGcaacgcgcggcgcggcgtacGACTACCGGGCGGCGTCGTGTAGCGCACGTACGCTAAGCCAGTAGTCGCCCAGTCCAGTCATTACGAGTGCGTGCAGTGTACTGTGCACATGCATGCTGTAGCTAGCGAGCCGAGCTGGGCGGAGATGTACGTGCACGTTGCCCGGCCGCGTCGACACCGGGCCTCGCGGCCATGCACGCCTGTCCCGCcgcgcggcgccggccggcgaCCGCGGCGCGACTCTGCAGGGCGctgccgcgtgcgcctgcctgctccgcccgcgccgcgcggccTGTAGCTGCGTACATACACGGTTACGCTACGACAGCACGGACACGTGACCGGCCGGCCGGACGGCCAGCAACAGGAACGTTGCTTCGCTCGGGCAAGTTTTTGAATCTGAAAAGGAGGAAAAGAAATCGAAGCCTGAACAAAGCAGCACGGCGCTACTGAACCTGAGAGCTCGGCACGCCACCGGTCTCCAATTCAATCCTCAGCTGGTTACTCGAAGGCTGATGCTTTGCGTGATCCGGTCGATTTGGGTGACAAAGCCGGCATTCACGGGCTCAAAGCAGCTGCCGGTCGATCAACGTGCCTACTGCCTAGGATTTGCCAGTAACCTAGGACAGTAAAAAGAAGATAGTATCATTGCTCATCATGTCAGTCACACACTCGCAGATCCTAGGTCCCATCATGGCTTCAAGTGACTTTCCTCAAGGAGAAAAACGACACTGGACTCGAGTGGCGACGTGCAGGCAAGGCAAGGCACGCACACTCGAACAAACAGAGAGCTGGGAGCTGGCCCTTGTTTATTTACAGTTGTGCAGCGCACATTGTTTCCCCACTTTACAAGAACAACAAGGAGCGCTCCTTTTCATCTGCTTCATCTAGCAGCAACAAAAGCGAGCATCTTAAAAAAAGGGTTAGTTCAAGGGGATCCTTTAACGCTTTCGCAAACTTTGATGAGGCGACGAAAGCTTCCGGGCGTCCATCATTCGTCGTCGTCCTCACTCTCCTCTCGCGAGGCCGCGCCAACTGTTCGATCGTCTCCTTCTCGGCCCAACGAACCAATCATTGTCGAGCTAGGTTCATGAACCTAGCTCCGGGCGCCATGGCCCGGTCTTGGggtctttctttctttcctacGCCCATAACTGTAATATATATGCATTCTGTACTTGGATCTTTCCATTCTATAAACAACTATATATAATACAGTAATACTACTACATATATATAACCTGCAAGGCTGTTCAGAAAACAAAAACACTTGATTCTGATTGGCAATGAGAAGAGTTCCTGCCATTCAACTTCTAGTAACTGAACACAGTACAGATCCAAAGCAACTTGTAAAATGTTCTTTCAGTTGAGGCGGTGAGCGCTGAGGTCTTTCACCTACTACTGTTGTATAAAGGTCTTTTAGTAACTCTGGATTGGCGGTTAACCCAGCGGTTTAATCGCACTGTACATATATATCATCAGAAAGTTCAGAAATTCAACTGTTGACCCCCGAATTAAGAAAGCACTGGTGACTGAATATAATTTGTTAGAGCGATAATTCAATAGGGAACAAAGCCACATTGTCTCACATGCCATCCCTCTCCTATTTTACTCCACCAGCCCCCACAAGgccaaccaaaaaaaaaaaaagacaacgTCCCCAATCATCATATCATATGAGGCTCCCTCTGAGGATCAGGTGATCGGTGGTTCAAACAATGCTCAAGGAGAGGCCGGAAGCAGGCCACTTGTACATACACATATATTTTCTTCTTCAGAGAGGCAGCTGATCGACCCATCGGGTAGAGCAGATGCCTTGCTCTCCTGCTGGAGGTTGCAGCTCATAATGCAGCTCAGCTCAGTCGATGGATGGATCCATGGATCGATCGCCGGGTCCCCTTCAGGCTCGAGAGGCCATGGACCACAACGTGTCCCTGTCGGAAGAGCCAGAGCCGCGAGGGAGCTCGCGCTCTCGCCTGCCCGCGACGCCCCCATTGACCGGGCTTTGTTTAGTGGGGATCAGTGGGCAGGGAGGGGGCTTGATTTGCAGCTAACGATCGATCTGACCGCGCATCAGATGGTGGCATGGCGATGGCCAATTGGATGGTGGCATGCGGCGGGAGGGGCCTCCGCTGCTGGTGGTTCGCGTGCAGGGAGATTGAGAGATTCCTCCAACTAATTGCATCATAACCGGACGCGCCTACTCCGGGCAGTTCTTCTGGATCTGTCTCTATTAGGGCTTGTCAGTGTTAGGCAGCCTATCTGCCTTCCACAAGAGGGTCACAGGTCTTGCAGATGAGGACTCCCGGTCAAAGAGTAGATCAAAATCGAGTCAACAGTTCACAATGCCAGGATTGCAGAAACGCTcgcattttttttccttctacAGTTTGCATGCTAAACAGAAGAAGGGTCGATATATTTTCTGCAACATCTATGCTTGATTACCTGCAAATCCCCTTGTATTTTTCCACCGTTCAACCCCACAAACTTCTCGAAGCAAGCAGAAGCGATAGGCAGATCAAAGCTTGTTTCGAGAATCGTTTCAAAAAGGCTTGTTTTgcgaaaaaaaaggaaaaggaaaagggcaCATCACGCAGCAGAGAGCCCGGCCGCGTCGTCCAGCCCAAGCCAGCTCGCACGGCCCACTCATCTACCAAAACTGACGGGCTGGCTTAGTCGGTCTTAGCCCACTTTGCTGGCGGATCACGCAAGATTCAGCGAGAGAGGCCTGGTTCTGTTGAACAGCCATCTGGGCTGGCAGCCTCTGGGCTGTCACCCTCGGCAGCTCGCCGCGGTGTCCCCACGGGCCACGTCGCCAAGTTCTCCTCGGTTCCTCCGCATCCGCCGCACGCTTCCCCCCGCGCCTCCCCAGCAGCCGTCGCCGCGACCGCGAGAGCGTACCACCGCGCTGTGCTCAGTCCGTCCTCTTCTCTCTGCACTCCCCGCGAAGCTCCAGCAGTGGCGATCAGCTGAATCCGAAGACCATGGAAGTGTGAGTGCTCGCTAGCACCGACATCTTACCATCCCTCTACTCCGCTAGATTCCGCGTCTATCTCTGGGCTCCGATCTGACCGAGCTGCGCGTGCCGCGTCGGCGCAGGGTGGCGTCGGCGCCCGGGAAGGTGCTCATCGCTGGGGGCTACCTCGTGCTGGAGCGCCCGAACGCCGGCCTCGTCCTCAGCACCACCGCCCGATTCTACGCCGTCGTCCGCCCCCTCCGCGACAGCCTCCCCGCTGACTCCTGGGCCTGGGTGAGTCCTCTTCAACTGCGCCCCTCCCCTTCACCGCACTCCCCTTCTGCCATTCCGCTGGTTTCAGCAGCCACAGTGTGTTGGCCTTGCTCCTCACTCTTTTTGTCCTGTACTGATGCCAGGCATGGACGGATGTCAAAGTGGCTTCCCCTCAGCTCTCCCGGGAGGCCACATACAAGCTGTCCCTGAAGAAATCGACGCTGCAATTGACGTCTGCAAGGCGAGTTCCTCATCATTGTTAACGATTCTCGTGGCAAAGTGCTCGTGTTTTGTTGAATTATTGCTGAGACTCAAGTTTGGTGGTAGTATCACTGACAGTTTTAGTGTTGCATTTCAGGGAATCTGCAAACCCTTTTGTGGAGCAGGCCATACAGTTCTCCGTAGCAGCCGCTAAAGCGACCATTACTGACAAGGAGAGGAAGGATGCGCTAGATAAGCTGCTGTTGCAAGGTTGTGAAGCTTCTCTTAGTACCTCTAAAGCAATACACTGGTTACATTATTTGATGTATACTAGAGCATATTTTCATTTCATTTTCGTAAAATGTTTCAATTTGTTCATGCAGGTGTGAGCATTACGATTCTGGGTTGCAATGACTTCTATTCTTATAGAAAGCAGGTAAAGGTTCTTATTTGTATAAGCTTACCTTTTGCAGAACTCTACTATACCCAAAAACCCAATGCAATTGGTAAAGAAAAGAGGTAGTCGATGTTAACATAACCCTTGTAGCTCCTTTTAGCTTTCTTACTTGAACAGTCAGTTAAAAAATGATCTATCTAATCTTAAACATACATTTTATGATCTCTACATGTTCAACCAAAATAATAGCATGGTTGCCAGAGTATAACTTTTTTGTACCGAGCTTTGGTTCTGTATTTTCTCCATGATGATCATACCTTTGTGATAAAAAGTATTACTTATGACCAAAATCGGCATAGGGAGCTTCCTACTGTAGAGGAGGAAATCAGATGCAGAACTCAAAGTATTACTTTTATATGTAATGTTTGCTTTCCTTTTCTTATAAAGTTTGTGTAGATTCTTCTTCTTTATGCTTTATGCATTATGAAACTAAAGATTCAATGAAATTTGAAGGAATGGCCTGCTGTAAAATGTCGAATTGATGAACTGGACTGCTGGGTGTAATTTGTAAAACATTCAGAAGTTACTCTCCTTGCATTATTTAATAAACTGCAACATCTGAGTTTACTTTCTCTTTTACATATTATAAATATCTCCTACAGACCATATCAAATTTCCTTGTTTGACATAGTTTATGTTTGCAACTAGAGCTCACCCAGAAAACACTATATCATTTGGAAATAATTAGCTTGTTGCTTTCCTTTGTTTCTTCCAGATTGAAGCACGTGGTCTGCCTCTTACTCCGGAGGTATTGCTTTCATTGCCTCCATTCTCTTCAATTACATTTAACTCAGAAGTTGCTAATGGAACAATGACTGGAGAAAAATGTAAACCTGAAGTAGCCAAAACTGGACTTGGGTCATCGGCTGCCATGACCACATCAGTTGTTGCAGCTCTTCTTCACTATCTTGGTGCTATTGACCTTTCATGTCCTGGACAATCTTCCAGTGATGGTTCAACTGGACGAGATCTTAACCTGGTTCATGCTATTGCCCAAAGTGCACATTGTATAGCACAAGGGAAAATTGGAAGTGGTTTTGATGTTAGTGCTGCTGTCTATGGGAGTCAGCGCTACATAAGGTTCTCTCCAGAAATACTCTCCTCAGCTCAGGTAAGAAACTTCAGTGCTAGATAATGTGTAGCTCACCGACTTTGTCAGTAGAATCTCACTACATTTGATGAACTGGTAATTTATGTACTGCAATATTTACAGGCTACAGGTGGGACTTGCTTGCCGGATGTAGTATCAGATATTGTTACACGAAGGTGGGATCATGAGAATACACAATTTTCATTGCCTCCTCTGATGACCCTTGTAAGTTTCCATGCCTCATGGTCAATGGTCGGGTTTTATGAAATGGTAGTCAAATTTTTACTAGTTATCACCAGCCACCAGAACTACTGGTCTGCTACCAGTGATATGCGATTTACAGTTTGTTTACTGAATACATGCAATGCTACGATGCCTCTAGGCTATAGCCATTAGGCCATGCCTTATGCTGATAGTGGCAGCATATGGGAGAAGACTTCTGTTATAACCTCATGTCACATCTATCACACATGCACGTCATGCTAATGTTGATGCCATGCAGATTTGAAAATTGATAAGTTGTAGAATGGTTGGTCTGTTTGTTTGTATTCTCACCATCAGTAGATATGCCTCCTGCTTCACCCAGTGGCGGAGCCAGGATTGAGGGCTAGGGGGTgctctcctttccttcttcctcctccctcctctccttccttcttcctcctcctcaaaatttgtttggggggggggggggcgcgtgCTTCCATGGGAGCCAGGGTGGTAGGGGGGGCTCGAGGCCCCCCCTGGATCCGCCCCTGGCTTCACCTTAGTCTGTCACAGTTTTGCCTTCCCTTTAAAAATTTCCTTGAAAAGTTCTATCTCTGTTTCTTCACATTATTTCCATTATAAGACTTCTGTGGCATGCATTGCAAAACAGCACGGGGTTTAAAGAAAATGTTGCCTTGCCGTTGCACAGTTGATTTCTTAGTCAACATTCTGAAGCATGCCATTCAAAAAAATGTCTTTCTATTCAAAAGACACAGTAAGAACCAGGGGGGAACCTCTATTAATGAACCAACAGTATTTGCTGCTATTTTATTTGGTGCTGTTTTTGTTTGTTGATTCATAAGGATGTCTTCTAGTATTCTAATATAGTGTTGGGATTTTTTTGCTAGCTCCTTGGGGAACctggaactggaggaacatctaCTCCATCAATGGTTGGATCTGTGAAACGGTGGCAGAAGTCTGACCCTGAGAAATCCAAAGATACCTGGAGTAAGCTGGGAATTGCCAATTCAGCGCTGGAGAACCAACTGAGAATCTTAAAAAAACTTTCTGAACAGCACCAGGAGGCATATGAATCCGTAGTGCGGTCCTGTAGTCGTCTCGCATATGGGAAGGTAACTACAATTTTTTGTTATATACTTATATCTATATTTATTTGGTTACATTATCAAATTTCTGAAAACAACTTACATTTGTTTGGAGTAATACATCGATAAACAGGGAGATGGCAGTGTTAGGATAAACACTCGCAAAAAAAGGATAAACCTTAATACTTTTGCCTTTTTGTTTCTCCAGAGCTTTGACACCCATTTTTAATCACCACCTATCACTTTATTCTGAAATCTGTGAGAAAAAGAAAGcaaaaaagtaaaaaaaataatttattttctGCTACCGTTTTTTTAAACTATAGTCTTCTCTTTGTTCTTACCAGTGGACAGAGGTGGCTACTAACCAACATCAAGAAGTAATCGTTAGATCACTGCTGGGTGCAAGGGATGCTTTCCTTGAGATCAGGCTTCATATGCGTGAGATGGGCATAGCAGCCGGTGTTCAAGTAAGACCGCCTCTATGAAACTGCAAATGTTGTAGTATAGCATGTTCTAAGAAGTATCTTCGGtgtgatgtttagcatgatcacCGCAACATGAATCACTACTGGTTTGTCAATATTAGTGTAGATAATAGTGTCAATATTCTTATTTAATCTTGTGTGCCCTTTTCGCCCTAATTTTGTAGATTGAGCCAGAGTCACAAACAAAACTACTAGATGCCACTATGAATATGGAGGGTGTTCTACTAGCTGGAGTCCCCGGAGCTGGTGGCTTTGATGCAGTTTTTTCAGTGACTTTGGGTGATGCAAGTAATGCTGTAGCAAGTGCCTGGAGCTCAGTTGGCGTTCTGCCACTTCTTGTTCGAGGAGACCATCGGGGTGTTTCCCTGGAAGATGCTGACCCAAGAACAAGGGAGGTGTCAGCAGCTGTATCATCCATTCAAATTAATTGATACTACTGTTAATAAATTCCGTTTAAGTAAGGTGTAACATTAATATCTCTTCATTGAGAAGTACCCAATTATGCCAAATAAGTGCTGCACTTGCAGCAAGATAGCGCATTGTTCAAAGGGACTGTCCGTGAGTGTagaaaataagaaattttagAGATTTCCATGGATTTGGTAGTGCCTGTAGCTATGGAATGTACGAGACGAAATGTCAAGCTATTTGAATAAATTCATACCAAAGACCGTACTGTAACTCCTCGTCCATGGTTTACATGAGACTTCAGCATGTTTACGGCTGACAATGTTGTAGAATAAGAAGTTTTGTCCCATCCCCTGGAAGTACATTTAGATTATTGTACATGATAATGTCGATCTAAGCTTCTATTTTTGAACCCTCCACATGAATCCGCATGGCTGGTCGTTTTGGTCCTTTGTAACTTGCAAGCCGTTTTGCATGTCAGGATGTTTGTTCTTATCCTAGCTGGGATAGGGCTCACTTTGGCCTTTCGTGAGGGAACGCGAAGATCACAATTGTGGGAGATCTAGGGCAGGATGCTTTATTTATTTCTGGTTTGAGCCTCGGAGGAGGTCAGCTTGTAGGCTATGAATTTGGCTTTGGCTTTTGGGAAATGCTGAAGGTCACGGCCGGAATGCCAGGTATTCGCCATTCACCAATCGATGGAACTTCAATTTGTTCATAAAATAAGCATGACTTTTGTTATTACTGGCCCTTGGGCCTTGTTTAGATCCCATCAAAATTCtaactttttacactctctctccatcacatcaattttgggacacatgcatggagcagtaaatgcgtaaaaaaaataactaattgcacagtttaattgtacatcacgagacgaatcttttaagcctagttagtccataattagataaaatttgtcaaatacaaacgaaagcgctacagtaccaaaaattataaagttttggaatctaaacaggcccttggTTGCATAAATCAGTGGTCCTAACGTTCTACACGGCACTACGTTGCAACACAACTAGGCCAAGTTACCACAAAATAAACTCCAAACCATATTCGTGCGCATCAAAAGGTAAATAGACATTAAGGTAATTCTTTTATACCTTTAGCA from Panicum hallii strain FIL2 chromosome 9, PHallii_v3.1, whole genome shotgun sequence includes:
- the LOC112877724 gene encoding phosphomevalonate kinase, peroxisomal, with protein sequence MEVVASAPGKVLIAGGYLVLERPNAGLVLSTTARFYAVVRPLRDSLPADSWAWAWTDVKVASPQLSREATYKLSLKKSTLQLTSARESANPFVEQAIQFSVAAAKATITDKERKDALDKLLLQGVSITILGCNDFYSYRKQIEARGLPLTPEVLLSLPPFSSITFNSEVANGTMTGEKCKPEVAKTGLGSSAAMTTSVVAALLHYLGAIDLSCPGQSSSDGSTGRDLNLVHAIAQSAHCIAQGKIGSGFDVSAAVYGSQRYIRFSPEILSSAQATGGTCLPDVVSDIVTRRWDHENTQFSLPPLMTLLLGEPGTGGTSTPSMVGSVKRWQKSDPEKSKDTWSKLGIANSALENQLRILKKLSEQHQEAYESVVRSCSRLAYGKWTEVATNQHQEVIVRSLLGARDAFLEIRLHMREMGIAAGVQIEPESQTKLLDATMNMEGVLLAGVPGAGGFDAVFSVTLGDASNAVASAWSSVGVLPLLVRGDHRGVSLEDADPRTREVSAAVSSIQIN